The Coffea arabica cultivar ET-39 chromosome 3c, Coffea Arabica ET-39 HiFi, whole genome shotgun sequence genome contains a region encoding:
- the LOC113735877 gene encoding uncharacterized protein — MGLGNTIVEKNESSNQHRAKVMIFLRHHLDEGLKIEYLTVKDPLGLWQDLKERFDHLRLVVLPKARYDWLHLRLQDFKSVNEYNSAMFRITSQLSLCGEKVTDEDMLEKTFSTFYVSNMLLQQQYREKGFKKYFKLIACLLLAEQNNELLLKNHESRPTGASPFPEANAT; from the coding sequence ATGGGTCTTGGTAACACTattgttgaaaaaaatgaatCCTCAAACCAACACCGTGCCAAAGTTATGATTTTCCTTCGTCATCATTTAGATGAAGGATTAAAAATAGAGTATCTTACTGTCAAAGATCCTCTTGGCCTTTGGCAAGATTTGAAAGAAAGATTCGACCACCTGAGGTTGGTCGTTCTTCCAAAAGCCCGATATGATTGGCTTCATTTACGGCTGCAAGATTTTAAATCTGTCAATGAATATAATTCAGCTATGTTCAGAATCACTTCTCAATTATCATTATGTGGCGAAAAAGTCACTGATGAAGATATGTTAGAGAAaacattttctactttttatgTCTCTAACATGCTCCTGCAGCAGCAATATCGAGAGAAGgggtttaaaaaatattttaaacttATTGCATGTCTTCTCTTGGCTGAACAAAACAATGAATTGTTGCTGAAAAACCATGAGTCCCGACCAACTGGTGCAAGTCCATTTCCTGAAGCGAATGCGACCTAA